A genomic segment from Stappia indica encodes:
- the ppk2 gene encoding polyphosphate kinase 2 produces MPAGLSSLSEQRVAAVQESELAAVKDIAEHGESGSDDGIAAIIDGASPDDAGRMRRALGLPKPPGTPRRTSNELAPDWREGGYPYRFKMLRRDYEREKFVLQTELLKLQSWVKDAGQRVVILFEGRDAAGKGGTIKRFMEHLNPRGARVVALEKPDEVERGQWYFQRYVKHLPTVGEIVLFDRSWYNRAGVERVMGFCTDEEYREFLRQVPEFERNLVRSGTHLIKFWFSVSRKEQSRRFRERNVHPLKQWKLSPVDLASRDKWDDYTKAKEAMFFHTDTADSPWTVIKSDDKKRARLNAMRYVLQAMPYTGKDAKRVGRVDDLLVGRATVLLERGEYDQQHGWDTSETGAGPR; encoded by the coding sequence ATGCCGGCCGGGCTTTCCAGCCTTTCGGAGCAGCGAGTCGCCGCGGTGCAGGAAAGCGAGCTTGCGGCCGTGAAAGACATTGCCGAACACGGCGAAAGCGGCAGCGACGACGGCATCGCCGCGATCATCGACGGGGCCTCGCCCGACGATGCCGGCCGCATGCGCCGCGCCCTCGGCCTGCCCAAGCCGCCGGGCACTCCGCGCCGGACCAGCAACGAACTTGCCCCCGACTGGCGCGAGGGAGGCTATCCTTACCGCTTCAAGATGCTGCGCCGCGACTACGAGCGCGAGAAGTTCGTGCTGCAGACCGAGCTTCTCAAGCTGCAATCCTGGGTCAAGGATGCCGGCCAGCGGGTGGTGATCCTGTTCGAGGGGCGCGATGCGGCCGGAAAGGGCGGCACGATCAAGCGCTTCATGGAGCATCTCAACCCGCGCGGCGCGCGGGTCGTGGCTCTGGAAAAGCCGGACGAGGTGGAGCGAGGGCAATGGTATTTCCAGCGTTATGTCAAGCACTTGCCGACGGTCGGCGAGATCGTTCTGTTCGATCGCAGCTGGTATAACCGCGCCGGTGTCGAGCGGGTCATGGGCTTTTGCACCGACGAGGAATATCGCGAGTTCCTCCGCCAGGTGCCGGAGTTCGAGCGCAATCTGGTGCGCAGCGGCACCCATTTGATCAAGTTCTGGTTTTCCGTCAGCCGCAAGGAACAGAGCCGCCGCTTCCGCGAGCGCAACGTTCATCCGCTCAAGCAATGGAAACTGTCCCCGGTCGACCTCGCCTCGCGCGACAAGTGGGACGACTACACCAAGGCCAAGGAGGCGATGTTCTTCCACACCGACACGGCGGATTCACCCTGGACGGTGATCAAGTCCGACGACAAGAAGCGGGCCCGGCTGAACGCCATGCGCTATGTGCTGCAGGCGATGCCCTACACGGGCAAGGACGCCAAGCGCGTCGGCCGCGTCGACGACCTTCTGGTGGGGCGCGCCACCGTTCTGCTGGAACGCGGCGAATACGACCAGCAGCACGGCTGGGACACCTCGGAAACGGGCGCGGGGCCGCGCTGA
- a CDS encoding amidohydrolase family protein, whose protein sequence is MSFDLLVKNATLPDGRAHIDIACRDGRITAVEPGISGEAGRVIEAGGRLVSPPFVDSHFHMDATLSLGLPRMNESGTLLEGIALWGELKPLLTVEAVVERALRYCDLAVSQGLLAIRTHVDVCDDKLTGVEALLEVRERIAPYIDLQLVAFPQDGLYRSPTAERNLVRALDMGVDVVGGIPHFERTMGDGARSVRALCELAAVRGLMVDMHCDESDDPMSRHIETLACETQRLGLHGRVAGSHLTSMHSMDNYYVSKLLPLIAEAQVHAIANPLINITLQGRHDSYPKRRGQTRVPEMRAHGINVSFGHDCVMDPWYSMGSGDMLEVASMGLHVAQMMSRDEMRYAFECVTTHPARALGLDGYGIAPGCNADFVLLQAADTIEAIRLRARRLAVVRRGKVIAQSDPAITRLSLEGRPETIDPAAYAPVK, encoded by the coding sequence ATGTCCTTCGATCTTCTCGTCAAGAACGCCACGCTGCCCGACGGGCGCGCGCACATCGACATCGCCTGCCGGGACGGCCGGATCACCGCCGTGGAGCCCGGCATTTCGGGCGAGGCGGGCCGTGTGATCGAGGCCGGCGGCCGACTGGTATCCCCGCCCTTCGTCGACAGCCATTTCCACATGGACGCGACGCTGTCGCTCGGCCTGCCGCGCATGAACGAGAGCGGCACCTTGCTGGAGGGCATCGCCCTGTGGGGCGAGTTGAAGCCGCTGCTCACCGTCGAGGCGGTGGTCGAGCGGGCGCTGCGCTACTGCGATCTTGCTGTTTCGCAAGGGCTTTTGGCGATCCGCACCCATGTCGACGTGTGCGACGACAAGCTTACCGGCGTCGAGGCGCTGCTTGAGGTCCGCGAGCGGATCGCTCCTTACATCGACCTGCAGCTCGTCGCCTTCCCGCAGGACGGGCTCTACCGCTCGCCGACGGCGGAACGCAACCTTGTCCGCGCGCTCGACATGGGCGTCGACGTGGTCGGCGGCATCCCGCATTTCGAGCGGACGATGGGGGACGGTGCCCGCTCGGTGCGGGCGCTGTGCGAGCTCGCCGCCGTGCGCGGGCTGATGGTCGACATGCATTGCGACGAGAGCGACGACCCGATGTCGCGCCATATCGAGACGCTGGCCTGCGAGACGCAGCGCCTCGGCCTCCACGGCCGGGTCGCCGGATCGCACCTCACCTCGATGCACTCGATGGACAATTATTACGTCTCCAAGCTCCTGCCGCTGATCGCCGAGGCGCAGGTGCACGCCATCGCCAACCCATTGATAAATATCACGCTTCAGGGCCGTCACGACAGCTATCCGAAGCGCCGGGGCCAGACCCGCGTGCCGGAAATGCGCGCGCACGGCATCAACGTTTCCTTCGGCCACGACTGCGTCATGGACCCCTGGTATTCGATGGGATCGGGCGACATGCTGGAGGTTGCGTCGATGGGGCTGCACGTCGCGCAGATGATGAGCCGCGACGAAATGCGCTATGCTTTTGAATGCGTTACGACCCATCCGGCGCGCGCGCTGGGGCTCGACGGCTACGGTATCGCGCCCGGCTGCAACGCCGATTTCGTGCTGCTGCAGGCGGCCGACACGATCGAGGCGATCCGCCTGCGGGCCCGCCGCCTGGCGGTCGTGCGCCGCGGCAAGGTGATCGCGCAGAGCGATCCGGCGATCACGCGCCTGTCGCTCGAGGGACGGCCGGAAACGATCGATCCGGCGGCTTACGCGCCTGTAAAATAA
- a CDS encoding cytochrome P450, translating into MQRPTGTIDGESDGDKSAAAAAGCPVAGHGGASPATAEAAAPGTYVPPCPLRPESTPPVWKLIGLARRNFLSVWPSSAFAKPWLRIAVLRKQIFVCNSPDLVQEAFVRKHDTFERKSAQMRHALEPLLGDGLFISDGETWRRRRQIVGPIIHASKVRDFFPVMAETIAERRAAWEAAGPDAPVDMLQEMAHLTAEIICRTIFGRQLGRDYAAEVVESFTDYQRHIDQIDLISLLGLPDWLPRRRGRAIRRAVARIDKVLDEIITSYEARRSDGETSVIGGLLEARDEDGKPLSREAIRNEAAVIFMAGHETTANTLSWAWFLLSQAPWAREALKTELDTVLQGRTPDFADVARLSYTRAVIEETLRLYPPVPILAREALADDTIGGVATPKGSLVMVVPWLLHRNPELWQRADNFEPERFLGTTRGGQSKFGYVPFAIGPRICAGLAFGLTESILSLAMLAQGFDVKLEPGTDVQPICRLTLRPGERLPMRLQPRIPAAPRA; encoded by the coding sequence ATGCAGCGACCGACAGGAACCATCGACGGGGAGAGTGACGGGGATAAATCTGCTGCGGCTGCCGCCGGCTGCCCCGTTGCCGGCCATGGCGGAGCCTCGCCCGCGACAGCCGAGGCGGCGGCGCCCGGCACTTATGTGCCGCCCTGTCCGCTGCGCCCGGAATCGACGCCGCCGGTCTGGAAGCTGATCGGGCTCGCCCGCCGCAACTTCCTCTCGGTCTGGCCGAGCTCGGCCTTCGCCAAGCCCTGGCTGCGCATCGCCGTGCTGCGCAAGCAGATCTTCGTCTGCAACAGCCCGGACCTGGTCCAGGAGGCCTTCGTGCGCAAGCACGACACGTTCGAGCGCAAGAGCGCGCAGATGCGCCACGCGCTGGAACCGCTGCTCGGCGACGGCCTGTTCATCTCCGACGGCGAGACCTGGCGGCGGCGGCGCCAGATCGTCGGCCCGATCATCCATGCCTCGAAGGTTCGCGACTTTTTCCCCGTCATGGCCGAGACCATCGCCGAGCGGCGCGCCGCCTGGGAGGCGGCAGGTCCGGATGCGCCGGTCGACATGCTGCAGGAGATGGCGCACCTGACGGCGGAGATCATCTGCCGGACGATCTTCGGCCGCCAGCTCGGCCGCGACTACGCCGCCGAGGTGGTCGAAAGCTTCACCGACTATCAGCGCCATATCGACCAGATCGACCTGATCTCGCTGCTCGGCCTGCCCGACTGGCTGCCGCGCCGGCGCGGCCGGGCGATCCGCCGTGCGGTCGCGCGCATCGACAAGGTGCTCGACGAGATCATCACCAGCTACGAGGCGCGCCGGAGCGACGGCGAGACCTCGGTGATCGGCGGGCTGCTGGAGGCCCGCGACGAGGACGGCAAGCCGCTGTCGCGCGAGGCGATCCGCAACGAGGCGGCGGTGATCTTCATGGCCGGCCACGAGACGACGGCCAACACGCTGTCCTGGGCCTGGTTCCTGCTGTCGCAGGCGCCCTGGGCGCGCGAGGCGCTCAAGACCGAACTCGACACGGTGCTGCAGGGCCGGACGCCGGACTTCGCCGATGTCGCCCGCCTGTCCTATACCCGCGCGGTGATCGAGGAGACGCTTCGGCTCTATCCCCCCGTGCCGATCCTTGCCCGCGAGGCGCTGGCCGACGACACGATCGGCGGCGTGGCAACGCCCAAGGGCTCGCTGGTCATGGTCGTGCCCTGGCTGCTGCACCGCAATCCGGAACTGTGGCAGCGCGCCGACAATTTCGAGCCGGAACGGTTCCTCGGCACAACGCGCGGCGGCCAGTCGAAATTCGGCTACGTGCCCTTTGCCATCGGCCCGCGCATCTGCGCCGGCCTTGCGTTCGGCCTGACCGAATCGATCCTGTCGCTGGCGATGCTGGCGCAGGGCTTCGACGTGAAGCTGGAGCCGGGCACCGACGTGCAGCCGATCTGCCGGCTGACCCTGCGCCCGGGCGAGCGCCTGCCGATGCGGCTTCAGCCGCGCATCCCCGCCGCGCCGCGCGCGTGA
- a CDS encoding TRAP transporter large permease, producing the protein MSSLEYGLWSVPVLLLMIFLRLPIGLSMLLVGIAGTSLVTGSTVPILAQLKSLVYSTFSNYSLSIVPLFLLMGQFATRGGMSRALFRAAETMVGHRRGGVAMAAVAACGGFGAICGSSLATAATMGQVALPEMRRCGYSGALSTACLAAGGTLGILIPPSVVLVIYAILTEQNIAKLFVAAFIPGILAALGYMLTVSLYVRFRPGSAGSQDKASRAERIAALIAVWPVMVIFVAVIGGIYSGIFTPTEGAAVGAAGTGIVALLNGGLDRKGLVESFLSTASATGMIFFIVLGATVYNGFLAFSQLPQQSAAYVGELGLNPWTVLLIILVCYLVFGCIMDSLSMILLTIPIFFPIVSALDFGLPPEEFALWFGIIVLIVVEVGLITPPVGMNLFVINSMAPDVPLSQTFRGVVPFIASDIVRVAILVLFPGLTLALVRLLY; encoded by the coding sequence GTGTCATCGCTCGAATACGGCCTGTGGTCGGTTCCCGTCCTGCTGCTGATGATCTTCCTGCGCCTGCCCATCGGCCTGTCGATGCTGCTGGTCGGCATCGCCGGCACGTCGCTGGTCACGGGGAGCACGGTGCCGATCCTGGCGCAGCTCAAGTCGCTGGTCTACAGCACCTTTTCCAACTACTCGCTGTCCATCGTGCCGCTGTTCCTGCTGATGGGCCAGTTCGCCACGCGCGGCGGCATGTCGCGCGCCCTGTTCCGCGCCGCCGAGACCATGGTCGGCCACCGGCGCGGCGGCGTTGCCATGGCGGCGGTCGCGGCCTGCGGCGGCTTCGGCGCGATCTGCGGCTCCTCGCTCGCCACCGCCGCGACCATGGGCCAGGTGGCGCTTCCCGAGATGCGGCGCTGCGGCTATTCCGGCGCCCTGTCGACCGCCTGCCTTGCCGCCGGCGGCACGCTCGGCATCCTCATTCCGCCCTCCGTGGTGCTGGTGATCTACGCCATCCTGACGGAGCAGAACATCGCCAAGCTGTTCGTCGCCGCCTTCATTCCCGGCATCCTCGCCGCCCTCGGCTACATGCTCACCGTCTCGCTCTATGTGCGCTTTCGCCCCGGCAGCGCCGGCAGCCAGGACAAGGCGAGCCGCGCCGAGCGGATCGCGGCGCTGATCGCCGTCTGGCCGGTCATGGTGATCTTCGTCGCGGTGATCGGCGGCATCTATTCGGGCATCTTCACGCCGACCGAAGGCGCGGCGGTGGGCGCGGCCGGCACCGGCATCGTCGCCCTTCTCAACGGCGGGCTCGACCGCAAGGGGCTGGTGGAGTCCTTCCTGTCGACCGCCAGCGCCACCGGCATGATCTTCTTCATCGTGCTCGGCGCCACGGTCTACAACGGCTTTCTCGCCTTCTCGCAGCTGCCGCAGCAGTCGGCCGCCTATGTCGGCGAGCTCGGGCTCAACCCCTGGACCGTGCTGCTGATCATCCTGGTCTGCTACCTCGTCTTCGGCTGCATCATGGATTCGCTCTCCATGATCCTGCTGACGATCCCGATCTTCTTTCCCATCGTCTCGGCGCTCGATTTCGGCCTGCCGCCGGAAGAGTTCGCCCTGTGGTTCGGCATCATCGTGCTGATCGTGGTGGAGGTGGGATTGATAACGCCGCCGGTCGGCATGAACCTCTTCGTCATCAACTCGATGGCGCCCGACGTGCCGCTGTCGCAGACCTTCCGCGGCGTCGTGCCGTTCATCGCCAGCGACATCGTCCGCGTGGCGATCCTGGTGCTGTTTCCGGGCCTGACGCTCGCCCTGGTGCGCCTGCTCTACTGA
- a CDS encoding TRAP transporter small permease — translation MRQSVERLLERLSAWLAIVGGAVLVALTVATVVSITGRALTSAGLGPIPGDYELVEAGTAFAIFAFLPWCQLNRGHVTVDLFLARFGPRVNAGVDLVANILMTLASGLICWRLWLGMLDKQAYHETTFILQFPLWWPYAAAVVGAAFAVVVCAYTVWRSLDETLARPAAAGRE, via the coding sequence ATGCGCCAATCCGTCGAACGGCTGCTGGAGCGGCTTTCCGCCTGGCTGGCGATCGTCGGCGGCGCGGTGCTGGTCGCGCTGACGGTCGCAACCGTCGTGTCGATCACCGGCCGCGCGCTGACCTCCGCCGGTCTCGGGCCGATCCCGGGCGACTACGAGCTGGTCGAGGCCGGCACCGCCTTCGCCATCTTCGCCTTCCTGCCCTGGTGCCAGCTCAATCGCGGGCATGTCACGGTAGACCTGTTCCTTGCCCGCTTCGGACCGAGGGTCAATGCGGGCGTCGATCTTGTCGCCAACATCCTGATGACGCTGGCCAGCGGCCTGATCTGCTGGCGCCTGTGGCTCGGCATGCTGGACAAGCAGGCCTATCACGAGACCACCTTCATCCTGCAGTTTCCGCTGTGGTGGCCCTATGCCGCGGCGGTGGTCGGTGCCGCTTTCGCCGTGGTGGTCTGCGCCTATACGGTCTGGCGCAGCCTCGACGAGACCCTTGCGCGGCCCGCAGCCGCCGGCCGGGAGTAA
- a CDS encoding sulfatase-like hydrolase/transferase, with amino-acid sequence MARRARNILFVMYDQLRFDYLGCAGHPRLETPNFDRLAARGVRFTNAYVQSPICGASRMSFYTGRYVGSHGAAWNNYPLKAGEVTLGDHLRARGMDAVLIGKTHMKVDDAGLDRLGISRGGIIGTRIAECGFDARVRDDGLWAEGPDGPYDAKPSPYNEFLKARGYDSRNPWHDHANSGLSAERDAAGRGEIESGWLMRNAGLAANVREEDAETPWLTDETLAFLSERHEERRAVPWLCHVSYIKPHWPYIVPAPYHDMYGREDVLPALRDERERADPNPVFEAFMQSRASRSFARDEVREAAIPAYMGLVRQCDDQFGRLLDALEESGALDDTMIVVTSDHGDYLGDHWLGEKDLFHEPSVKVPLIVYDPSTKADATRGSTCDALVEAIDLAATFVDVAGRRDGEAPDLPGHILEGRSLLPWLHGETPTDWRRAAISEYDYSCTPMADRLGVSVKDARLFMVFDGRYKLIHAEGGLPPMLFDLASDPSEFADLGRDPAHAGEVARLRAVLADWGLRLSQRTTVSDKQILARRGGAGGRTGVLIGAYDEADVGAEALAFYRGKVKPMDQAE; translated from the coding sequence GTGGCGAGACGCGCGCGCAATATCCTTTTCGTGATGTACGACCAGCTGCGCTTCGACTATCTCGGCTGCGCCGGCCATCCGCGGCTGGAGACGCCGAATTTCGACCGGCTGGCGGCGCGCGGGGTGCGCTTCACCAATGCCTATGTGCAGTCGCCGATCTGCGGCGCCTCGCGCATGAGCTTCTATACCGGGCGCTATGTCGGCTCGCACGGCGCGGCCTGGAACAACTATCCGCTGAAGGCGGGCGAGGTCACGCTGGGCGACCACCTGCGGGCGCGCGGCATGGACGCGGTGCTGATCGGCAAGACCCACATGAAGGTCGACGATGCCGGGCTCGACCGGCTCGGCATCTCGCGCGGCGGCATCATCGGCACGCGCATCGCCGAATGCGGCTTCGATGCGAGGGTGCGCGACGACGGGCTGTGGGCGGAAGGTCCGGACGGGCCGTATGATGCCAAGCCCTCGCCCTACAACGAATTTCTGAAGGCGCGCGGCTACGACAGCCGCAACCCCTGGCACGACCATGCCAATTCCGGCCTGTCGGCGGAGCGGGACGCGGCCGGGCGTGGCGAAATCGAGAGCGGCTGGCTGATGCGCAATGCCGGGCTCGCGGCGAATGTGCGGGAAGAAGACGCCGAGACGCCGTGGCTGACCGACGAGACGCTGGCTTTCCTCTCAGAGCGGCACGAGGAGCGGCGAGCGGTCCCCTGGCTCTGCCACGTTTCCTACATCAAGCCGCACTGGCCCTATATCGTGCCGGCGCCCTATCACGACATGTACGGCCGCGAAGACGTGCTGCCGGCCTTGCGCGATGAGCGCGAGCGGGCCGACCCCAACCCGGTCTTCGAGGCCTTCATGCAGAGCCGGGCCTCGCGCAGCTTTGCCCGCGACGAGGTGCGGGAGGCGGCAATCCCCGCCTATATGGGCCTGGTGCGCCAGTGCGACGACCAGTTCGGCCGGCTGCTCGACGCGCTGGAGGAAAGCGGCGCGCTGGACGACACGATGATCGTCGTCACCTCCGACCATGGCGACTATCTCGGCGACCACTGGCTGGGCGAGAAGGACCTCTTCCACGAGCCCTCGGTGAAGGTGCCGCTGATCGTCTACGATCCCTCGACAAAGGCCGATGCGACCCGCGGCAGCACCTGCGACGCGCTGGTCGAGGCGATCGACCTTGCCGCCACCTTCGTCGATGTGGCGGGACGGCGGGACGGCGAGGCGCCGGACCTGCCCGGTCACATCCTGGAGGGACGCTCGCTGCTGCCCTGGCTGCATGGCGAGACGCCCACAGACTGGCGGCGCGCGGCGATCAGCGAATACGACTATTCCTGCACGCCGATGGCCGACCGGCTCGGCGTTTCGGTCAAGGATGCCCGGCTCTTCATGGTGTTCGACGGGCGCTACAAGCTGATCCACGCGGAAGGCGGGCTGCCGCCGATGCTGTTCGACCTGGCGAGCGATCCGTCCGAATTCGCCGATCTCGGCCGCGACCCGGCCCATGCCGGCGAGGTGGCGCGGCTGCGCGCCGTGCTGGCCGACTGGGGTCTGCGGCTCAGCCAGCGCACGACGGTGAGCGACAAGCAGATCCTCGCCCGGCGCGGCGGGGCGGGCGGGCGCACAGGCGTGCTGATCGGCGCCTATGACGAGGCCGATGTCGGCGCGGAGGCCTTGGCCTTCTATCGCGGCAAGGTGAAGCCGATGGATCAGGCCGAATAG
- the nagA gene encoding N-acetylglucosamine-6-phosphate deacetylase, which yields MPDETPWRPLAISAAKIFDGESWHENATLLVENGGIAGIVRGHDLPGDAQRIEAAGDMLVPGFIDLQVNGGGGVQFNSAPDRDAIAAIATAHRRFGTTAFLPTLITDTPQVTARAIRAAIGAATSVPGCLGLHLEGPHLAPARKGAHAAELIRPMDEDDIAQLVEAARRLPLLVVTLAPEIVPSETIRRLVDAGVVVSLGHSEADHAAALAATVAGARLVTHLFNAMSPLGHRAPGLAGAALATGALSAGIIVDGLHVADPVIGIAARGKAGPGRLFVVTDAMAPLGTDASSFTLNGREIAREPMGEGLGRLTLADGTLAGADIDMSASLRRLAGPVGLPLELALRMVSLHAAEAAGLAERKGRLLPGHDADFVELDSALRVRATWIAGSRLYSA from the coding sequence ATGCCTGACGAGACCCCCTGGCGCCCCCTGGCGATTTCTGCCGCCAAGATCTTCGACGGCGAAAGCTGGCACGAGAACGCAACGTTGCTGGTGGAAAACGGCGGCATTGCCGGCATCGTGCGCGGCCACGACCTGCCGGGCGATGCGCAGCGTATCGAGGCGGCCGGCGACATGCTGGTGCCCGGCTTCATCGACCTGCAGGTCAATGGCGGCGGCGGGGTGCAGTTCAACTCAGCGCCCGACCGCGATGCCATCGCCGCCATCGCGACCGCCCATCGCCGCTTCGGCACCACCGCTTTCCTGCCGACGCTGATCACCGACACGCCGCAGGTGACCGCGCGGGCGATCCGCGCCGCCATCGGCGCGGCGACCAGCGTGCCCGGCTGCCTCGGTCTGCATCTGGAGGGGCCGCATCTCGCCCCCGCGCGCAAGGGCGCCCATGCGGCCGAGCTGATCCGGCCGATGGACGAGGACGATATCGCCCAGCTCGTCGAAGCCGCCCGCCGCCTGCCGCTGCTTGTCGTCACCCTGGCGCCCGAGATCGTGCCGAGCGAGACGATCCGCCGGCTTGTCGATGCCGGCGTCGTGGTCAGCCTCGGCCACAGCGAAGCGGATCACGCGGCCGCCCTGGCCGCAACCGTCGCCGGCGCGCGCCTCGTCACGCATCTCTTCAACGCCATGAGCCCGCTCGGTCACCGGGCGCCGGGCCTTGCGGGGGCGGCGCTGGCCACCGGCGCGCTGTCGGCCGGCATCATCGTCGACGGGCTGCATGTCGCCGATCCGGTGATCGGCATCGCCGCGCGCGGCAAGGCCGGGCCCGGCCGCCTCTTCGTCGTCACCGACGCGATGGCCCCGCTCGGCACCGATGCCAGCTCCTTCACGCTGAACGGCCGCGAGATCGCCCGCGAGCCGATGGGCGAGGGGCTCGGCCGGCTGACCCTTGCCGACGGCACGCTGGCCGGCGCCGATATCGACATGTCCGCCTCGCTGCGCCGGCTCGCCGGGCCTGTCGGCCTGCCGCTGGAGCTGGCGCTGCGCATGGTCTCGCTGCATGCGGCCGAGGCCGCCGGCCTTGCCGAGCGCAAGGGCCGGTTGCTGCCCGGACATGACGCGGATTTCGTCGAGCTCGATAGCGCCTTGCGGGTCCGCGCCACCTGGATCGCCGGCAGCCGGCTCTATTCGGCCTGA
- a CDS encoding BadF/BadG/BcrA/BcrD ATPase family protein gives MSSWLIAIDGGGSTCRAALAGRDGEIVSRGLAGPANVATDPQQAAANIIAAARCALAEAGLPAEAIASCPALLGLAGARQLGRDGRSLLSLPFSQVELVGDGEIALEGALGPHDGIMAILGTGSAFLARQGGEIRSVGGWGVHLADQGGGARLGREALKSALLSRDGVRPRGVLAETLLAAFGDDPARMVAFAGSARQADFARHAPAVFDAAKAGDGEAEALLAAFTLEVEEMLAALLWPGCERIVLMGGLAPLYAPRLAPPFAAHLAAPLGDALDGAVRMAQRAFFAP, from the coding sequence ATGAGCTCCTGGCTCATCGCCATCGACGGCGGCGGCAGCACCTGTCGCGCCGCCCTTGCCGGCCGTGACGGCGAGATCGTCTCGCGCGGCCTCGCCGGCCCGGCCAATGTCGCGACCGATCCGCAGCAGGCCGCCGCAAACATCATCGCGGCGGCGCGCTGCGCCCTTGCCGAGGCCGGCCTGCCGGCGGAAGCGATCGCCTCCTGTCCGGCGCTGCTCGGCCTTGCCGGCGCCCGCCAGCTCGGCCGCGACGGCCGCTCGCTTCTCTCCCTTCCCTTCTCGCAGGTGGAGCTCGTCGGCGACGGCGAGATCGCGCTGGAGGGCGCGCTCGGCCCCCATGACGGCATCATGGCGATCCTCGGCACCGGCTCGGCCTTTCTCGCCCGCCAGGGCGGAGAGATCCGCAGCGTCGGCGGCTGGGGCGTGCATCTCGCCGACCAGGGGGGCGGCGCCCGGCTCGGCCGCGAGGCGCTGAAATCGGCGCTGCTGTCGCGCGACGGGGTGCGCCCGCGCGGGGTTCTCGCCGAGACGCTGCTTGCCGCCTTCGGCGACGATCCCGCCCGCATGGTCGCCTTCGCCGGCTCCGCCCGCCAAGCCGATTTCGCCCGCCACGCCCCGGCGGTCTTCGATGCCGCAAAGGCCGGCGACGGCGAGGCCGAGGCCCTGCTTGCCGCCTTCACCTTGGAGGTGGAGGAAATGCTCGCCGCCCTGCTGTGGCCCGGCTGCGAGCGCATCGTGCTGATGGGCGGCCTTGCCCCGCTCTATGCGCCGCGTCTTGCACCGCCCTTTGCCGCGCACCTTGCCGCGCCGCTCGGCGATGCGCTGGACGGCGCGGTGCGCATGGCCCAGCGCGCGTTTTTCGCCCCCTGA